In Flavobacterium endoglycinae, one DNA window encodes the following:
- a CDS encoding OprO/OprP family phosphate-selective porin translates to MCKADKTILVSKKLLLVLWLTICLTASAQQEKDTTKLMTVRYGNKGIELRTKDNKFLFQLQSRLQFRFSTPYDADPLTYDDYSQDAQTTFKINRARLKIGGHAFEPWLNYYWEYELSQSNLLDFRIMIEKWEWLSFKAGQWKTEFTRERYISSGEQQMVERSLINRPFTVDRQLGVEVYGHLKGNGIADFNYWFAALTGTGRGSTENDDGNLMYFGRTQWNFLGRFLDFEGSDLEFHEKLTPIIAFSAITNRSPYTRFSQAGGGSLDGFENGAPGQYRVNQWNFESAFMYRGFSWQSEWHTKEIIDKLDNDQTTVLKGYYVQAGYFFHNIFDWWPKHLEMAGRHAAYRPDNSIRQNRQEESTLAFNWFFKGHKNKLTTEVSYFSFQDKTLPLEQGWRFRIQWDISL, encoded by the coding sequence ATGTGTAAGGCAGATAAAACGATTCTTGTTTCAAAAAAACTTCTATTAGTACTATGGCTGACTATTTGTTTAACAGCATCTGCACAGCAGGAAAAAGACACAACCAAGCTGATGACTGTTCGTTACGGAAACAAGGGAATCGAGCTTCGTACAAAAGACAATAAATTTCTTTTTCAGCTACAAAGCCGTTTACAATTTCGTTTTTCAACTCCTTACGATGCAGATCCTCTTACTTACGACGATTATAGTCAAGATGCACAAACCACTTTTAAAATTAACCGCGCCAGGCTCAAAATTGGCGGTCACGCTTTTGAACCTTGGCTGAACTATTATTGGGAATATGAACTAAGCCAATCCAACTTGCTGGATTTTAGAATCATGATTGAGAAATGGGAGTGGCTGAGTTTTAAAGCTGGACAATGGAAAACGGAATTTACCAGAGAACGCTACATTAGCAGCGGCGAACAGCAAATGGTTGAACGATCTTTGATCAATCGTCCTTTTACAGTTGACAGACAGCTTGGAGTTGAAGTTTACGGCCATTTAAAAGGAAATGGTATTGCTGATTTTAATTATTGGTTTGCCGCTTTAACTGGAACTGGGCGTGGCAGTACTGAAAACGATGATGGTAATTTAATGTACTTTGGAAGAACACAATGGAATTTTTTAGGAAGATTTCTCGATTTTGAAGGCAGTGATTTAGAATTCCATGAAAAACTGACTCCCATTATTGCTTTTTCTGCCATAACTAACCGAAGTCCTTACACGAGATTTTCGCAAGCTGGAGGTGGTTCTTTAGATGGTTTCGAAAATGGCGCTCCCGGTCAATACCGTGTAAATCAATGGAATTTTGAAAGCGCTTTTATGTATCGTGGCTTTTCATGGCAGAGCGAGTGGCATACCAAAGAAATTATCGACAAACTAGACAATGACCAGACCACTGTACTAAAAGGATATTATGTACAGGCAGGCTATTTTTTTCACAATATTTTTGATTGGTGGCCTAAACATTTGGAAATGGCAGGCCGACACGCCGCATACCGACCGGATAATTCTATAAGACAAAATAGGCAGGAAGAATCTACGCTGGCTTTTAACTGGTTTTTCAAAGGACACAAAAACAAACTCACTACAGAAGTCAGTTATTTTAGTTTTCAAGATAAAACACTTCCCTTAGAGCAAGGCTGGCGTTTTAGAATTCAATGGGATATTTCCTTATAA
- a CDS encoding DUF6515 family protein yields the protein MKNISNTVKKSALLLCLIGTFFLISIDSFAQRRGNAGSRGGATHTRPAATRPATTRPGAGGSGVQRPNNTANRATRPANSNNKATRPATQNTREQNIANRNNGNNINRNNNNRTGNRNTNISGNTVNVNVDRSRDINVYNRNTVVRRNTVVYARPPYRYGGYRYYGYHPYYYHPYRPYYWGPVWHPWGFFVTTLAVTAIVVSVESTQYHYDQGNWYAPSNGGYQVVPAPVGGTVNNIPSGAQTVNTGTVNNYYYGGTFYEKDGSNYKVVPPTAGTLVDNLPEGGTEVTIGDVKYIKFGETYYQPVHVDGKDKYEVVLVEEDK from the coding sequence ATGAAAAACATATCCAACACAGTAAAAAAATCAGCACTATTATTATGCCTGATTGGAACATTTTTCCTTATTTCAATTGATAGTTTTGCGCAGCGCCGCGGTAATGCCGGATCGAGAGGCGGAGCCACGCATACGAGACCAGCAGCAACAAGACCTGCAACCACGAGACCAGGAGCTGGAGGCTCAGGTGTTCAAAGACCTAATAATACTGCAAACAGAGCGACAAGACCAGCCAATTCAAATAATAAGGCAACACGCCCTGCTACTCAAAACACTAGAGAACAAAATATTGCAAATCGAAACAACGGAAATAACATTAACAGAAACAATAACAACAGAACTGGAAATAGAAACACTAATATCAGTGGCAATACCGTAAACGTTAATGTAGACCGCAGTAGAGATATCAATGTCTACAATCGTAATACAGTTGTACGTCGTAATACAGTCGTTTATGCACGTCCTCCGTACAGATATGGCGGATATCGCTATTACGGCTACCATCCTTATTATTATCATCCATACCGACCTTATTATTGGGGACCTGTTTGGCATCCTTGGGGATTTTTTGTTACAACTTTGGCTGTTACAGCGATTGTTGTTAGTGTAGAAAGCACGCAATATCATTATGATCAAGGAAATTGGTATGCTCCAAGTAATGGCGGTTATCAGGTAGTTCCTGCTCCAGTGGGCGGAACCGTCAATAATATTCCAAGCGGTGCGCAGACAGTTAATACAGGAACTGTAAATAATTATTATTACGGAGGAACATTTTATGAAAAAGACGGAAGTAATTATAAAGTAGTACCGCCAACAGCAGGAACTTTAGTTGACAACCTACCGGAAGGCGGAACCGAAGTTACTATTGGAGATGTAAAATATATTAAGTTCGGCGAAACATACTATCAGCCTGTTCATGTTGACGGAAAAGACAAATACGAAGTCGTATTGGTTGAAGAAGATAAATAA
- a CDS encoding YdeI/OmpD-associated family protein, protein MESKSENTGIWKYGEKWTEELLLLKTIVDKTELTETTKWGGPVYVYNKKNVVGLGGFKDYFAIWFFNGVFLKDDKKKLINAQEEVTKSLRQWRFTSKEEVNEKEILEYIAEAIENEKQGKIIKPSKKETIVSELLEKEMNQNPALKEAFQKFSPYKQYEFLEYIESAKQEKTKISRIEKVVPMILASVGLNDKYR, encoded by the coding sequence TTGGAATCAAAATCCGAAAATACAGGCATTTGGAAATATGGTGAAAAATGGACCGAAGAATTACTCCTGCTCAAAACCATAGTTGACAAAACAGAGCTGACAGAAACCACAAAATGGGGCGGTCCAGTATATGTTTACAACAAAAAGAATGTTGTAGGTCTCGGTGGATTCAAAGATTATTTTGCCATTTGGTTTTTCAATGGTGTATTTCTGAAAGATGACAAAAAGAAACTCATAAATGCTCAGGAAGAAGTAACAAAATCGTTGAGACAATGGCGTTTTACTTCTAAAGAAGAAGTAAACGAAAAAGAAATTCTGGAATACATTGCCGAAGCCATAGAAAACGAAAAACAAGGCAAAATCATTAAACCTTCTAAAAAAGAAACTATCGTTTCTGAACTTTTAGAAAAAGAAATGAATCAGAATCCGGCTTTGAAAGAGGCTTTTCAAAAATTCTCACCTTATAAACAATATGAGTTTTTAGAATACATCGAAAGTGCCAAACAAGAAAAAACAAAAATCTCAAGAATTGAAAAAGTAGTTCCGATGATTTTAGCAAGTGTTGGACTGAATGATAAATACAGATAA
- the pepT gene encoding peptidase T: MQHIIDRFISYITIDTESDPNSTTTPSTEKQWNLAHKLVEELKTIGLEDVTIDDKAYIMATLPSNVDHEVPVIGFISHFDTSPDFSGANVKPQIVENYDGKDIVLNAEKNIILSPDYFKDLLLYKGQTIITTDGTTLLGADDKAGITEIVSAMEYLIQHPEIKHGKIRIGFTPDEEIGRGAHHFDVEKFGAQWAYTMDGSQIGELEYENFNAAGAKITFKGKSVHPGYAKGKMINSMLLANEFINELPKGETPQETRGYEGFFHVHHIKGNIEETVLELIIRDHNKKKFEKRKELITKIAKKFNRKFAKKFGEDIVITEIRDQYYNMKEKVLPVKHIVDIAEKAMRDLNIKPIIKPIRGGTDGSQLSFMGLPCPNIFAGGHNFHGKYEYVPAESIQKATDVIVKIAELTAVPGIFDASEKPKRKR, translated from the coding sequence ATGCAGCACATTATTGATCGTTTTATCAGTTATATAACAATTGATACTGAATCAGATCCGAATTCAACAACAACTCCGAGTACAGAAAAACAATGGAATCTTGCCCATAAATTAGTCGAAGAATTAAAAACTATTGGTTTAGAAGATGTTACTATAGACGACAAAGCGTATATCATGGCAACGCTTCCAAGCAATGTTGACCACGAAGTTCCTGTAATTGGATTTATTTCTCACTTTGATACTTCTCCAGATTTTAGCGGAGCCAATGTAAAACCTCAAATTGTAGAGAATTACGACGGAAAAGATATTGTTTTAAACGCAGAGAAAAACATCATTTTATCTCCTGATTATTTTAAAGATCTATTATTATATAAAGGACAGACCATTATTACCACTGATGGAACCACTCTATTAGGTGCCGATGATAAAGCTGGAATCACTGAAATCGTTTCTGCAATGGAATACCTAATTCAGCATCCGGAAATTAAACACGGAAAAATCAGGATTGGTTTTACACCAGATGAAGAAATCGGACGCGGTGCGCATCATTTTGATGTAGAGAAATTTGGTGCCCAATGGGCTTACACCATGGACGGAAGCCAGATTGGCGAATTAGAATATGAAAACTTTAATGCTGCTGGAGCCAAAATTACTTTTAAAGGAAAAAGCGTTCATCCTGGTTATGCCAAAGGAAAAATGATTAATTCGATGCTTTTAGCAAATGAATTTATCAATGAACTTCCAAAAGGTGAAACTCCGCAGGAAACTAGAGGTTATGAAGGCTTCTTCCACGTTCATCATATTAAAGGAAATATCGAAGAAACTGTTTTAGAACTGATTATCCGCGATCATAACAAAAAGAAATTCGAAAAGAGAAAAGAACTAATCACCAAAATTGCGAAGAAATTCAATAGAAAATTTGCAAAGAAATTTGGTGAAGATATTGTCATTACTGAAATAAGAGACCAGTATTACAATATGAAAGAAAAAGTACTTCCTGTAAAACACATCGTAGATATTGCCGAAAAAGCAATGCGTGACTTAAACATCAAGCCAATCATAAAACCTATTCGAGGCGGTACAGACGGTTCTCAATTATCATTCATGGGATTACCTTGTCCGAATATATTTGCGGGCGGCCACAACTTCCATGGAAAATACGAATATGTTCCAGCAGAAAGCATTCAGAAAGCAACTGATGTAATTGTAAAAATTGCTGAATTAACTGCTGTTCCAGGAATCTTTGATGCTTCAGAAAAACCTAAACGAAAAAGATAA
- the yajC gene encoding preprotein translocase subunit YajC, whose product MGQLSQFAPFLLMFVVIYFFMIRPQQKRAKNEKEFENSLKVGDKIVTKSGFHGKIAELAETTVVIETMSGKLKLERSAISLELSAALNKKA is encoded by the coding sequence ACCTTTTCTTTTAATGTTCGTGGTAATCTACTTTTTCATGATTAGACCACAGCAAAAAAGAGCAAAAAACGAAAAAGAATTTGAAAACAGCCTAAAAGTAGGTGACAAAATAGTTACAAAAAGTGGATTTCACGGTAAAATTGCTGAATTAGCAGAAACAACTGTTGTAATCGAAACAATGTCAGGAAAATTAAAATTAGAGCGTTCAGCTATCTCTTTAGAATTGAGTGCCGCTTTGAATAAAAAAGCATAA
- a CDS encoding formylglycine-generating enzyme family protein, whose product MKNKTFWIFGLLTLSIISIAYSYTKFAAPKTETKVAECHDVPNTGEASAFQPTIENKNKPTGKAPKGMVWIPGGEFSMGSNVEDESLCSIKGVTKDAAPIHRVYVDGYYMDETEVTNEEFEKFVKATGYVTVAEQKPTKEEFPTANEEDLITGSVVFTPTPSAVNLNNFLQWWRYEPGADWRHPEGPQSSIKGKEKYPVVHVVYEDAEAYAKWAGKRLPTEAEWEFAARGGKTGNLYAWGNDLKPKGKFQANIYQGHFPIQDGDTGEDGFKGIAPTKQFAPNAYGLYDIAGNVWEWVHDWYSVDYYKSLAESGKVTKNPQGPNAYNDPNDPTQIKRVHRGGSFLCTDQYCTRYMVGTRGKGEIRSAANHLGFRCVKSI is encoded by the coding sequence ATGAAAAATAAAACCTTTTGGATTTTCGGTTTACTGACTTTATCGATTATTTCGATAGCGTACAGTTATACTAAATTTGCAGCACCAAAAACAGAAACAAAAGTTGCAGAATGTCATGACGTTCCCAATACCGGCGAAGCATCGGCGTTTCAGCCTACTATCGAAAACAAGAATAAACCAACTGGAAAAGCTCCAAAAGGAATGGTGTGGATTCCCGGCGGTGAATTTTCGATGGGATCAAATGTTGAAGACGAAAGTTTATGCAGCATAAAAGGCGTTACCAAAGATGCTGCTCCAATACATAGAGTATATGTTGACGGCTATTATATGGATGAGACCGAAGTAACAAACGAGGAATTCGAAAAATTTGTAAAAGCGACGGGTTATGTAACTGTTGCCGAACAAAAACCAACTAAAGAGGAATTCCCAACGGCAAATGAAGAAGATTTAATAACAGGTTCTGTAGTATTTACTCCTACACCATCTGCGGTAAATCTAAACAATTTTCTGCAATGGTGGCGTTACGAACCGGGTGCTGACTGGAGACATCCAGAAGGCCCTCAAAGCTCTATAAAAGGAAAAGAAAAATATCCTGTTGTGCATGTGGTTTATGAAGATGCTGAAGCGTATGCGAAATGGGCAGGAAAACGACTTCCAACGGAAGCCGAATGGGAGTTTGCGGCACGAGGCGGTAAAACAGGAAATCTATATGCTTGGGGAAACGATTTAAAACCTAAAGGAAAATTTCAAGCCAACATTTATCAAGGCCACTTCCCTATTCAAGATGGCGATACTGGCGAAGATGGATTTAAAGGAATTGCACCAACAAAACAATTCGCTCCAAATGCGTACGGTTTATATGATATTGCTGGAAATGTTTGGGAATGGGTGCATGATTGGTACAGCGTAGATTACTACAAATCATTAGCGGAAAGCGGAAAAGTTACCAAAAATCCGCAAGGGCCAAATGCGTATAACGATCCAAATGATCCAACACAAATAAAACGTGTACATCGCGGCGGTTCTTTTTTATGCACCGATCAATATTGCACTCGATATATGGTGGGAACAAGAGGGAAAGGCGAAATCAGATCGGCTGCCAATCATCTTGGTTTTAGATGTGTAAAAAGTATTTAA